The genome window CCCAATGCCTGGGCGATTTCGGCCCGGGTGGGCGGAAAGCCGGTCTTGACGATGGCCTGGCGGATGAGATCCAGGATTTCTTGTTGGCGTGCGGTCAGCTTGGACATCTCGGGCTCCGTGGCGGGGCGCCCGCCACCGGGTGGCGACGGCGCGTATCGGGCTTCTGTGGTTTTATCCAGTAACTGTATTTTTATACAGTATCGATGCGCGGCGCAAGCGGAAAACGCAACTGTCGCGGGAACGCCAATCCGGCCGCGGGTATCATCGGACTCTCGTCCTCCTGTGCACGCCCGCCATGTCCCTGCCGCGCCTTTGCATCGTCGCCACCGGCGGCACCATCGCCGGGGCCGGCGCCCGTCCCCAGTCCACGATGGCCTATGCCGCCGGCGCGCTGGACGTGGCCGAGCTGTGCGCCCGCGTGCCGGGCCTGGACGAGGCGGCCGGCATCCGGACCGAGCAGTTCGCGGCCATCGACAGCAAGAACGCCACGCCCGCTTTCTGGCAGGCGCTGGCCGCGCGGGTGCAATCCCTGCTGGACGAGGGCCTGGACGGGGTGGTCGTCACCCATGGCACGGACACGCTCGAGGAAACCGCCTACTACCTGCACCTGGTGCTCAAGACCGACAGGCCGGTGGTGCTGGTGGGCGCGATGCGGCCTGCCACCGCGCTGTCTTCCGACGGTCCGCTGAACCTGCTGGACGCGGTCACGGTGGCGGCGCATCCGCAAGCCGCCGGACGCGGCGTGCTGGTGGTGCTGAATCACCAGGTCCTGGGCGCGCGCGACGCGGCCAAGACCAATGCCAACCGGCCCGATGCCTTCACGTCGCCCAACGCGGGCGCCCTGGGCTGGGTCCAGGACGGCCGGGTTGCGTGGATGGGGCGGCCCGAGCGTGCGCACACCCACGCCACGCCGTTCACGGCCGCCACGCCGCTGCCGCCGGTCGAAGTGCTGGCCGGCTATGCCGGCGGTTCGGCCGCGCTGATCCGGGCCGTGGCAGCCACCGGCGCGCGCGGCCTGGTCTGGGCCGGCACCGGCAACGGCTCGGCCAGCGCCGACGCCCAGGAGGCGCTGGACGACTTGGAGCGGGACGGCGTGGCCGTGGTTCGCGCGACCCGCACGGGCAGCGGCTGCGTCGCGGCCTCGGGCGGCCTGCCGGGCGCCGGTACGCTGTCGCCGTGGAAAGCGCGCGTGCTGCTGATGCTGGCGCTGGGCGCCGGCATGGACGACACCCAGGCCGCGTTCGATACCTACTGACGCGCCGGGCAGCGGATCAGATGTCCAGGACCAGCACGGGCGTGCGCGCGCGCGAGACGCATACGCACACCACATCGCCCGCGGCCCGTTCGCGCGCCGACAGATAGTGGTCGCGATGGTCGGGCTCGCCTTCGGCCACGCTCGTCACGCACATGCCGCATTCCCCGCGCCGGCAGTCGTACAGCGGCTCGATGCCCGCCGCCAGCAGCGCGTCCAGCATGGTCTGGCCGGCCTCGACCCGCACCGTGGTCCCGGAGGCGCGGGCCACGAGGTCGAAGGGCTGGTCGTCGCCCAGCGACAGGGCGCCGGCGAAGAGTTCGTAGTGCACATGCGAGGCCGGCCAGCCGGAGGCGGCCGCGCCCGAGACCACGCCGGCGATCAGCGCCCGGGGACCGCAGACATACAGGTGCCGCCCGGGCCGGTGCTGCGCCAGCAGCCCCGGCAGCGCGTCGCGCAGCGGTTCGGCGTCGTCGTAGTACAGATGGACGGATGCGCCCGTCGCCCGCGCTTCCTCGCGCAAGGCCATGTGGCCCGCGGTGCGGGCCGCGTAGTGCAGCTCGAAGGCTGCCCCCGACCGCCGCAGGCCGCGTGCCATGGAAAGAATGGGCGTGATGCCTATGCCGCCCGCGATGAGCAGGTGTTCCCGCGCCTCGCCGGCCAGCGCGAAGTGATTCGCGGGCGGCAGCACGTCCAGAATGTCGCCGGCCTGGCGCGCATGCATCCAGGCCGAGCCGCCGCGGCCGTCGGCGCATCGCAGCACGGCGATCTCGTAGCGGCGCTCGTCGCTGCCGTCACCCAGCAGGGAGTATTCCCGCAGGTCGATGCGGCCGTCGGGCAGCGCGACCTGCACCCGGATGTGCGCGCCCGGCGCGTACCGGGGCAGCGGCCCCGCATCGGGCAGGGCCAGGACGAACCGCCGGATCTCGGACGTAAGCGTCCGCACCTCTTGTATCAAGAGCTTCATGACTGCAATCCTTCCCGTGACAGGATCGAATGGAGGGACGCGGCGAGCGCGAGCAGGTCGCGGTCCCGCCCGCCGTGGCCGACGAGCTGCATGCCGATGGGCAGGCCGTCCGGGGCGCGCAGGCCCGGTACGTTCACGCAGGGCGGGCCGAGCAGCGTCCAGACCCGGCAGAAGACCGGATCGCCGGTCGCGTGCAGGCCCAGCGGGGCGGCGCCGGGGGCGCTGGGGACCAGCAGGGCGTCGATGCCGTCCATCAGGCTGGCCAGCTCCTGCCGGGCCGCCTGCGCCAGTCCCTGGGCGGCGGCATAGTCGGCCCGGGAACAGGCCAGGCCTTCTTCGATCAAGCCGCGCAGGGCCGCGCTCAGTTGGTGCCGGTGGTCTTGCCACTCCATGGACAGGCTGCGCGCGGTCTCGAAGGCCATGACGGTCTTCTGGGCCTGCGCGAGCGGCCGCCATGCCTGCGGCAGTTCCAGGCGACGCACCTGGACGCCGGCTTCCCGGCAGCGCCGCTCCGCGTCTTCAAAGGCCCGGGCGCCCGCCGGATCGATGGCCGGCCATTCCCAGGTGCGGCACACGCCCAGGCGAAGCTGTCCCGGCTGGCGGTGCGGGGGCAGCGCGCGATAGGCCTCGCCCGACAGGGCGCTGCGCATCAGCTCCAGGTCGTCGGCGCCGCGCGCCAGCCACCCCAAGGTGTCGAGCGACGGCGAAAGTCCCTTCGCGCCGGCCAGGTCATGGCATCCATGCGTGGCTTTCAGTCCGAACACGCCGCAGTAGGAGGCAGGCCGGATCAGCGAGCCGGCGGTCTGCGAACCGAACGCCAGCGGCACCATGCCGCTGGCCACCGCGGCCGCGGAGCCGCTGGAGGAGCCGCCCGGCGTATGCAGCGGGTTGCACGGATTGGCGGTCGGACCGGGGTTGAAATAGGCGAACTCGGTGGTGACGGTCTTGCCCATCACCACCGCGCCAGCGGCACGCGCGGCCGCCACGCAGGCGGCGTCGGCGCCGGCCAGTCCATCCTCGTAGATGGGAGAGCCGCAGCGGGTGGGGAAATCCTGCGTCAGGAAAATGTCCTTCACCGCCAGCGGGATGCCCGCCAGCGGACCGGCCGCGCCCCGGCCGTCGATGCGGCGCGCCTGCGTGCGCGCATGGCCGGGGTCGATCGCGCGCCAGGCCCGTATCGCGGGTTCGTCGGCCTCGATGCGCGCCAGGCATTGCTCGACGGCGTCCAGGGCGGCGTGCCGGTGTCCGTCGAGGGCGGCGCGCAGTTCGACGGCGAGCGGTGGGAGGGAATGAGTGTCGTCGTTCATGGCATGGAGAGAAGGTTGAGAGAAGCATCGAGCGCATCACGCACGCGCTCGACCAGGGCGGGCAATTCGCGTGCCGCGCGCGCGGCGTGGGGCCGGTGGCGGACAGGGTCCCACCGGATGGCGTGCAGGCTCGCGCCGCGCCGGCGCAGCGCCGACAGCGGAATCGAGATGTCCTGGCCTGGCGCGGCGATGCCCAGCGCCGCCAGCCGCGCGCCATGCCGGGCGCAGCCCAGCGACGCCGGCAGGTGCTGTCCATGGGAGGGATCGAGCACGACGTCGGCGCCGCCATGTTCGCGCAGCAGCACCGGCCAGTCCGTCGTGTACAGCGCGCCATCGTGCGCGCCGGCCCGCATCGCCCGCCGCATGCCGTCGCGCGTGGCCGTTGCCGCGAGCGGCTGGGCGCCCAGTTCGCGGGACAGCGCCGTCATCAGCAGGCCCCAGGGCGTATCGGCCTCGTGTACCAGCACCGCCTCGCCGGGGCCGGCCAGGCGCCGGTCGGCCAGCGTCCACCAGACCACCGGCCACAGCGCGGGCAGCAGCAGGGCGGCACCATCGTCCAGCGTGGCGGGAACGGACAGCGCGCCCTCGACGGCGACGGTCATTCCCGGGACGCTGGTGCCGGGTGCCATCGCGGCCACGCGGGTGCCGGCGGCCGGGCCGCCGCCCGGCGCGTCGCGCAGGGCGCGACCCACGACCGGGACGCCGGGTGCCAGCGCCGAAGCCAGGTCCGGCGCTACGCGCCGCACCTCGATCAGGAGGCGTCCCGCGCCGGGGGAAGAGGGGGGAATCCCGGTTGTCATCGATGGCTTTCCTCTGTACCTTGAATCGACTCGTCTGTCCGCCGGCGCGCGTCATCCAGTCCGCGGCCACCATCAGGATCAACCGTGCTCCAGAATGTCCACGGGTCGCCTGACCCCCAGCTCGAAGGCGCGCTGCGGGCGCCCGATTTCTCGCTCAGGCAGCTGTCCTATTTCCTGGCCGCCGCGCAGCATCAGTCCGTGCAGCAGGCGGCGCAGGCCTTGCATGTCTCGGCGCCCGCGGTATCGGCCGCGATCGCGCACCTCGAAGCCACGCTGGGCACGCAGTTGTTTCGGCGGCGCCATGCCCGCGGCCTGATCCTGACCGAGTACGGCAGCGCCTTCGCGGTCCAGTGCCGCCGCATCCTGCAGGATGCCTGGGGCCTGGGCAGCGACAGCGTGCTCGAACGCGGCGACCTGCGCGGCCAGGTGCGCGTGGGCTGCCTGACGACCTTCGCGCCTTTCGTGGTGCCGCCGCTGCTGCGCCACGTGCGCGAACAACTGCCCGGCGCCCGCCTGACCTGGAACGAAGGCCACCACGAATACCTGCTCGAAGGGCTGCGCACGGGTTCGCTGGACCTGGCCGTGCTCTACGACTTCGAGATCCCTTCGGGCGTGCAGGTGGTCACGCTGCGCCCCGCGCCGCTGCAGGTGGTGCTGCCGTCCGATCACCGTTTGGCCGCCAAGGGGTCGCTGACCACGGCGGACCTGAACACCGAGCCGCTGGTGTTGCTGGACCTGCCGCGTACCCGCGAGTACATGCTGACCGCGTTCAGCTCCAATGGCGTCATGCCCCGCATCGCCCAGGCCGTGTCGTCCATCGGCATGCTGCTGGGCATGGTGGCCGCGGGGCATGGCTTCTCGCTGCTCAACTTCTGTCCGCCCTACGTGCTGCCCGGCGTGGGCAGCATCGTGTCGCGCGCGTTCGAGTCGCATGTACGTCAACCCAATATCGTGGTGGCGTATTCCTACCGCTATCACTATCCCCGCGTCGCGGCGGCCATCGTCGAGCAGATCTCCGTCCTGGTGGACGACCTGCTCATCCAGGCGCAATGACCGTCAGGGCGCCGAAGCCAACTGGAATGCGCCGCTCTTTACCGTCAGCATGCGTACGCTGTCGGGCTGCGCGCCGAAGTGGTCCGTGGGCCCGTAGGCATAGACGGCGGTGACGCCGACGTAGCGCGTGTCCTTCTCCAGCTCGTCGCGGATCGCCGTGGCGTTCCCGCCGGCCGTCCGCATCGCGTGCAGCAGCAGGTTGGCCGAATCGAAGCCGTTGGCGGCGAAGGTCGACGGCGGCTTGCCGTATTTCTGCTGGTAGGCGGCCAGGAAGTCCTGCAACACCTTCTTCTGCGGATCGGCGTCGGACAGCGAGGCCGCCACGTACAGCTTGGAGGACGGCAGCAGGATGCCGTTGGCGGCATCGCCGGCCAGCCGCAGGTAATTGAAGTCATTGGCCGCGTGCGTGACGTACAGCGGCGTGTCGATGCCCAGCGCGCGATGGTTGCGGGTGGCGATGGCCAGGCCCGGCCCCGTGGCCCACAGCACGATGGCCTGCGCCGTGGTGCCGCGCAGCTTGGCCAGTTGCGGTGTCATGTCGGTATCGGCGTTGCCGAAGGTCTCGCTGGCGACCACCTCGATGCCGTACTGGCCCGCCAGCGCGGCCAGCGTGTCGCGGCCGTTGGTGCCGAAGGCCACGTCCGAGTTCAGCATGGCCACGCGCTTGATGCCGCGCCCCTGCATGTCCTGCAGCATGACCGTCTGCACGATCTGGTCGGTCAGCGGGGCGATGAAGACGTAGCGGCGCTTCTCGGGCGGCAGCACGATGCCGCGGCTGGCGCCGTTGGCGATCATCGGGACGCGGGCCCGTTCGAACACGTCGGCCACGGCGAAGTTCGACCCTGAGCTGCTGGGGCCGATCACGGCCGAGACTTTTTCCTGCGACAGCAGCCGGCGCGCGCCGGAGACGGTCTTGGTGTTGTCGCTTTCACTGTTCAGGTTGACCAGCGACACCTTGCGGCCGCCGATGCCGCCGCGCGCGTTCAGTTGTTCGACCGCCAGTTGCGCGCCCTCCAGCGTGGGCTGCCCCAGCGAGGCGACGGCGCCCGAGGTTTCCAGCAATGCGCCTATCTTGAGTTCCTGGGCGGCGGCGGGAAGAGCGGACAGGGCGGCAAGGGCGACGACTGCGTATTTCCAGAGCTTCATAGGGACTCCCCTTGGGGGTTGCTGGGTTGGATGTGCGACAGCGCCTGGAGGAAGGGATCCGGCGCGGCTTGCCAGATGCCTCCTCCGAGACGTCCGTGTAGGCCCCGGACGTCGAGTATGCCCAGGGCGACCACCGGGGTCTTGCCGGTATCGGCCACTTTGCGGGCGGACAGCCCCATGCGCGGGGCGGTCAGATTCATGGCGGGGTGCGGGCCCATCAGCAGCGAGGCGGCCAGCACGTCGGAAGGCTCGGGCATGAACGCCGCCAGCGCGCGCTGCTGTTCGGGTGAGTAGGAGATGGCCATTCCTCCCAGGCCCAGCGCCTCGACCACGGCGCTGTCGCCGATGGCGGGCAGGGCGTCGCCGGCGCTGTGGCCGGGCGCCAGCGTTCCTCGTGGCGGCAGGGCGGGCTGGGTGATCCACGTGCCCGGCCGTCCCGCGACCTGGATGCCGACCCGCACGCCGTTGCCGCCCATGGCGGTGACCAGGCTGGCCCCGGCAACGCCCTCGGCCGCCGACAGGATGAGCTTGGCGGCGGCCATCCACAGGTTCAGGAAAAAGCCGGGCGACTCGTCCAGGTAGCGCCAGGCCTGCTCGGCCTCGCCGGCAAGCGAGGCCGCACGCAGCCGCTCGGCCAGGATGGCCGTGCCGGCGGCGGTGCGGCCGTGGCAGTCGTCCCCGCGCGACAGCGCGAGATCGGCGATCGCCAGCAGGTCCAGGCCGGACTCGCAGCCGGCGCGCACCTTGTCCGCGAACGCGCCGTTGAGCCAGCGCAGGTGCTGCACGACCTCGGGCCGCGGCAGTCCCAGGCGCATGGGCCACGCATTGCCGCCATTCAGGGGGGCGAAGCAGCGGCGGCCGCTGGCCTGGTCGTCGACCACCTGCACCATCTGGCTGGGCGACAGCATGCCGGCCAGGGGCACGACGCAGTGGAAATCCTGCGCCGGCCGCAGCGCGATCTGGCCACCGCGCAACGCGTACAGCGCGCCGGCCCGGTCCTGGGCCCACCCCTCGAACAGGGCGGCGTTCACGGCGGAATTGAGCACCGGCTCGGGCACCTCGCGCATATCGGCGAAAGGCGGTCCCGCATGCAGCAGCGTGCGTTCCGGATAGTCGAAGACGGAGGCCGCGGGCAGCAGCCCCGTCAGCACGGGACGCACGGCCATCATCGCGGCGAAGGCCGCGGCGTCGGCCTGGTTGGCAGGCTTCGCGTTCATGCGCTCAGCCTCCGTTCCTCGCCGTTCCAGCCCAGGTAGGCGTCGCCGATGTCGTCGCGGCGCAGCAGGTTCGCGCTGCTGTCCTCGGCGGCCAGGCGGCCGTTGACCAGCACATAGCCGCGATCCGAGACCTGCAGGGCCGCGCGGGCATTCTGTTCGATCAGCAGGATGGACAGGCCGCGTTCGGTCAGGCGGGGCAGCGACTCCAGGATCTCGCGCGCAACCTGCGGCGCGAGCCCGAACGAAGGTTCGTCCAGCATCAGCAGGCGCGGGCCGCTCATCAATGCGCGGCCGATGGCCAGCATCTGCCCCTCGCCGCCGGATAGCGTGCCGGCCGGCTGGCGCAGGCGCTCGGCCAGGCGCGGGAACAGGGCGGTGACTTCCTCCATGGTCCTGCGCATCGCCTCGGCCGTCTCGCGGCGCGGCGCCAGCAACTGCAGCACGCCCGCGCGCCGCACGCGCGGATAGAAGCCCATCATCAGGTTCTCCTCCACGCTCAGGCTGGGAAACAAGGACCGCCCCTCGGGCGCCAGCGCGATGCCCAGGCCCGCGCGCAGCTCGGGCGCGACGCGCGACAGGTCGCGCTGTTCGAACATCAGCCGGCCCGCGTGCGGCCGCACCTGGCCCACGATGGCCTTGAGCAGCGTGGACTTGCCGGCGCCGTTGGCGCCGATCAGCGACACGATCTCGCCTTCGCGCACGTGCAGGCTGACGTCGACCAGCGCCTCCAGCGCGCCGTAGCGCACCGACAGCTTTTCCAGCGCGAGCGCGGTGCGCGCCTGTCCGGACGGCGCGGCGCCGCGCAGCCCTGCGGGGATCTCGGTATTGCCCAGGTAGGCCGCCACCACGCGCGGGTCGGCCCGGACCTCGGCCGCTTCGCCGCGGGCCAGCACGCGCCCGTGGTGCAGCACGACGATGCGCTCGGCCAGCTTGCCGACGAAGGCCAGGTCGTGTTCGACGAACACCACCGTGATGCCGCGCCCGCGTATGTTCAGGATGGCCTTGGCCAGCATGTCCTTTTCGGTGCCGTTGAGCCCGGCGCCGGGTTCGTCCAGGTACAGCAGCTCGGCACCCGAGGCCAGGGCCCGCGCTACCGCCAGCAGGCGCTGCTGTCCGGCGGTCAATTGCGAGGCCGAGGCGTCGGCCATCGAGGCCAGTCCCACCGCTTCCAGGTGGCGGGCGGCCAGGCGGGGCAGGTCGGCCGCGCCGCCGGTCTTCCAGCCCAGGCCGGCCAGGCCCGCGCCAAAGCCGCTGCGCGCGCCGCGCACGCCGGCGGCCATGACGTTCTCGCGCACGGTCAGGCCGGTCAGGATCTCGGCCGCCTGGAAGGTGCGGGCCAGGCCACGGGCGTTGATCTCATGGTCGGGCAGGCCGGTTACGTCCTCGCCCTTGAAGCGCACGCGTCCGCGATCGGGCCGCAAGGTTCCGGAGATGACGTTCAGCAGGGTGGACTTGCCGGCGCCGTTGGGGCCGATCAGGGCCAGGATCTCGCCGCGACGCACATCGAACGATACGGCGTCCAGGGCCTGCAGGCCGCCGAAACGGATGGCGACGTCCTCGACTTCCAGCAGGGGGGAAGGGGTCTGGGTCATGCCTTGGCCTCGATGATGGAGGAAACCTTGCGCTTGTCCGCGGCGCGGCGGCGCAGGAAGGCGCGCACCGCCTCGCCCGCCTTGCAGCGCGGGTACAGCATGGTGGCGATCAGGAGCAGGCCGTAGATCACGACGTCCAGGCTGCCGAAGGACTTCAGGCCTTCGCTGACCAGCACGACGAAGAACACGCCGCCCAGCACGCGCCAGGTGCCGGTGAAGCCGCTCAGCGCGACGATCAGCAGCAGCTTGATCGAATACGCGACGTTGAACGGATCCGGGCTGATGTAGCCCATCCAGAACGTGTAGAGCGCGCCGGACAGTCCGGCCAGCGCCCCGCTGGCGGCCATCACCGCGCGCTTGACGCGGTCCGGGGCGATGCCGATCGAACCGGCCACGCGCTCGTTCTCGCCGACCACGCGCAGCGCCAGTCCGAAGGGCGAGCGGATCAGGTTGTCGGCCAGGATCAGCGCGGCGCCGGCGGCGATCCAGCCCACGATGAAGAAAGCCTGGTCGGAAGCAAGCTCGATGCCGCCGATATGCAGGGTCGTGCCGACGGAGATGCCGTCCGGGCCGCCGGTGACGGGCTTCCATTCGGCCAGCACGGTATGCACGATCATGCCCAGCGCCAGGGTCGCCATGGCCAGGTGGTGTCCCCGAAGGCGAAACACCAATCGGCCCACGGCCCAGG of Pigmentiphaga sp. H8 contains these proteins:
- a CDS encoding asparaginase, giving the protein MSLPRLCIVATGGTIAGAGARPQSTMAYAAGALDVAELCARVPGLDEAAGIRTEQFAAIDSKNATPAFWQALAARVQSLLDEGLDGVVVTHGTDTLEETAYYLHLVLKTDRPVVLVGAMRPATALSSDGPLNLLDAVTVAAHPQAAGRGVLVVLNHQVLGARDAAKTNANRPDAFTSPNAGALGWVQDGRVAWMGRPERAHTHATPFTAATPLPPVEVLAGYAGGSAALIRAVAATGARGLVWAGTGNGSASADAQEALDDLERDGVAVVRATRTGSGCVAASGGLPGAGTLSPWKARVLLMLALGAGMDDTQAAFDTY
- a CDS encoding PDR/VanB family oxidoreductase, producing MKLLIQEVRTLTSEIRRFVLALPDAGPLPRYAPGAHIRVQVALPDGRIDLREYSLLGDGSDERRYEIAVLRCADGRGGSAWMHARQAGDILDVLPPANHFALAGEAREHLLIAGGIGITPILSMARGLRRSGAAFELHYAARTAGHMALREEARATGASVHLYYDDAEPLRDALPGLLAQHRPGRHLYVCGPRALIAGVVSGAAASGWPASHVHYELFAGALSLGDDQPFDLVARASGTTVRVEAGQTMLDALLAAGIEPLYDCRRGECGMCVTSVAEGEPDHRDHYLSARERAAGDVVCVCVSRARTPVLVLDI
- a CDS encoding amidase produces the protein MNDDTHSLPPLAVELRAALDGHRHAALDAVEQCLARIEADEPAIRAWRAIDPGHARTQARRIDGRGAAGPLAGIPLAVKDIFLTQDFPTRCGSPIYEDGLAGADAACVAAARAAGAVVMGKTVTTEFAYFNPGPTANPCNPLHTPGGSSSGSAAAVASGMVPLAFGSQTAGSLIRPASYCGVFGLKATHGCHDLAGAKGLSPSLDTLGWLARGADDLELMRSALSGEAYRALPPHRQPGQLRLGVCRTWEWPAIDPAGARAFEDAERRCREAGVQVRRLELPQAWRPLAQAQKTVMAFETARSLSMEWQDHRHQLSAALRGLIEEGLACSRADYAAAQGLAQAARQELASLMDGIDALLVPSAPGAAPLGLHATGDPVFCRVWTLLGPPCVNVPGLRAPDGLPIGMQLVGHGGRDRDLLALAASLHSILSREGLQS
- a CDS encoding zinc-binding dehydrogenase; this encodes MTTGIPPSSPGAGRLLIEVRRVAPDLASALAPGVPVVGRALRDAPGGGPAAGTRVAAMAPGTSVPGMTVAVEGALSVPATLDDGAALLLPALWPVVWWTLADRRLAGPGEAVLVHEADTPWGLLMTALSRELGAQPLAATATRDGMRRAMRAGAHDGALYTTDWPVLLREHGGADVVLDPSHGQHLPASLGCARHGARLAALGIAAPGQDISIPLSALRRRGASLHAIRWDPVRHRPHAARAARELPALVERVRDALDASLNLLSMP
- a CDS encoding LysR family transcriptional regulator gives rise to the protein MLQNVHGSPDPQLEGALRAPDFSLRQLSYFLAAAQHQSVQQAAQALHVSAPAVSAAIAHLEATLGTQLFRRRHARGLILTEYGSAFAVQCRRILQDAWGLGSDSVLERGDLRGQVRVGCLTTFAPFVVPPLLRHVREQLPGARLTWNEGHHEYLLEGLRTGSLDLAVLYDFEIPSGVQVVTLRPAPLQVVLPSDHRLAAKGSLTTADLNTEPLVLLDLPRTREYMLTAFSSNGVMPRIAQAVSSIGMLLGMVAAGHGFSLLNFCPPYVLPGVGSIVSRAFESHVRQPNIVVAYSYRYHYPRVAAAIVEQISVLVDDLLIQAQ
- a CDS encoding ABC transporter substrate-binding protein; this encodes MKLWKYAVVALAALSALPAAAQELKIGALLETSGAVASLGQPTLEGAQLAVEQLNARGGIGGRKVSLVNLNSESDNTKTVSGARRLLSQEKVSAVIGPSSSGSNFAVADVFERARVPMIANGASRGIVLPPEKRRYVFIAPLTDQIVQTVMLQDMQGRGIKRVAMLNSDVAFGTNGRDTLAALAGQYGIEVVASETFGNADTDMTPQLAKLRGTTAQAIVLWATGPGLAIATRNHRALGIDTPLYVTHAANDFNYLRLAGDAANGILLPSSKLYVAASLSDADPQKKVLQDFLAAYQQKYGKPPSTFAANGFDSANLLLHAMRTAGGNATAIRDELEKDTRYVGVTAVYAYGPTDHFGAQPDSVRMLTVKSGAFQLASAP
- a CDS encoding DUF1116 domain-containing protein — protein: MNAKPANQADAAAFAAMMAVRPVLTGLLPAASVFDYPERTLLHAGPPFADMREVPEPVLNSAVNAALFEGWAQDRAGALYALRGGQIALRPAQDFHCVVPLAGMLSPSQMVQVVDDQASGRRCFAPLNGGNAWPMRLGLPRPEVVQHLRWLNGAFADKVRAGCESGLDLLAIADLALSRGDDCHGRTAAGTAILAERLRAASLAGEAEQAWRYLDESPGFFLNLWMAAAKLILSAAEGVAGASLVTAMGGNGVRVGIQVAGRPGTWITQPALPPRGTLAPGHSAGDALPAIGDSAVVEALGLGGMAISYSPEQQRALAAFMPEPSDVLAASLLMGPHPAMNLTAPRMGLSARKVADTGKTPVVALGILDVRGLHGRLGGGIWQAAPDPFLQALSHIQPSNPQGESL
- a CDS encoding ATP-binding cassette domain-containing protein, coding for MTQTPSPLLEVEDVAIRFGGLQALDAVSFDVRRGEILALIGPNGAGKSTLLNVISGTLRPDRGRVRFKGEDVTGLPDHEINARGLARTFQAAEILTGLTVRENVMAAGVRGARSGFGAGLAGLGWKTGGAADLPRLAARHLEAVGLASMADASASQLTAGQQRLLAVARALASGAELLYLDEPGAGLNGTEKDMLAKAILNIRGRGITVVFVEHDLAFVGKLAERIVVLHHGRVLARGEAAEVRADPRVVAAYLGNTEIPAGLRGAAPSGQARTALALEKLSVRYGALEALVDVSLHVREGEIVSLIGANGAGKSTLLKAIVGQVRPHAGRLMFEQRDLSRVAPELRAGLGIALAPEGRSLFPSLSVEENLMMGFYPRVRRAGVLQLLAPRRETAEAMRRTMEEVTALFPRLAERLRQPAGTLSGGEGQMLAIGRALMSGPRLLMLDEPSFGLAPQVAREILESLPRLTERGLSILLIEQNARAALQVSDRGYVLVNGRLAAEDSSANLLRRDDIGDAYLGWNGEERRLSA
- a CDS encoding branched-chain amino acid ABC transporter permease yields the protein MKSLPPLALTGLLALVFLFGNNYVLNLFVVCALFALPAVGLALLVGHCGQVSLGHAAFVGIGAYAAAIASERLGLDPWLAVAAATALSAVSAWAVGRLVFRLRGHHLAMATLALGMIVHTVLAEWKPVTGGPDGISVGTTLHIGGIELASDQAFFIVGWIAAGAALILADNLIRSPFGLALRVVGENERVAGSIGIAPDRVKRAVMAASGALAGLSGALYTFWMGYISPDPFNVAYSIKLLLIVALSGFTGTWRVLGGVFFVVLVSEGLKSFGSLDVVIYGLLLIATMLYPRCKAGEAVRAFLRRRAADKRKVSSIIEAKA